The Acidobacteriota bacterium genome has a segment encoding these proteins:
- a CDS encoding transporter substrate-binding domain-containing protein, producing MMHTKSLTCLLWAGLFAVLSVACGRPAEAPQAQQPSPATQAESGPSALEDVLGSGVLRVGVEAEDYTPYHFHKEDGTLDGFEVALVQKLAEAWGVSVEFVHTPWDKIITELLNGKYHVIVSTLSNTPDRAKLVDFSDPYHTEKVSLLLSRSVADKIESYKDLDSSEYVVTFRINTLYATTATQYFPKAQKKPFQQEDDAVQEVVAGKAAAYVGDTLFVKALTEEYPDTTAALDTPLTASQICMAARKGSPDFLERLNAFLNTIKNDNPEGTGKSTYDLLLEQYGL from the coding sequence ATGATGCATACGAAATCGCTTACCTGTCTACTGTGGGCCGGGCTGTTTGCCGTGTTGAGCGTGGCGTGCGGCCGTCCCGCCGAGGCCCCGCAAGCACAGCAGCCGTCCCCGGCGACCCAGGCGGAGTCTGGGCCCTCCGCCCTTGAGGACGTCCTCGGATCCGGCGTTCTCAGGGTGGGTGTCGAGGCGGAAGACTACACCCCCTATCACTTCCACAAGGAAGACGGCACTCTGGACGGCTTCGAAGTCGCCCTGGTGCAGAAATTGGCCGAGGCGTGGGGAGTCTCCGTGGAGTTCGTTCACACCCCGTGGGACAAAATCATCACGGAGCTCCTCAACGGAAAGTACCACGTGATCGTCTCGACGCTGTCGAACACCCCCGACCGCGCGAAGCTGGTGGACTTTTCCGATCCCTACCACACCGAAAAAGTGTCTCTTCTGCTGAGCAGGAGCGTCGCCGACAAGATCGAGAGCTACAAGGATCTCGACAGCAGCGAGTACGTCGTAACGTTCCGAATCAACACCCTGTACGCCACGACGGCGACGCAGTATTTTCCCAAAGCCCAAAAAAAGCCGTTCCAGCAAGAGGATGACGCCGTCCAGGAGGTGGTCGCGGGGAAAGCCGCGGCGTACGTGGGAGATACCCTGTTCGTCAAGGCGCTGACCGAGGAGTATCCGGACACCACGGCGGCCCTCGACACTCCCCTGACGGCGAGCCAAATCTGCATGGCCGCACGCAAGGGCAGCCCGGACTTTCTCGAGCGCCTGAACGCCTTCCTCAACACCATAAAGAACGACAACCCAGAGGGCACGGGGAAGTCGACCTACGACCTGCTCCTCGAACAGTACGGGCTGTAG